One Nitrospirota bacterium genomic window carries:
- a CDS encoding molybdenum cofactor guanylyltransferase — protein sequence MSEFINNCTGVILAGGENTRMPVLKSFIEVDGKTIIKGNIQTLGKLFEKNFIVTNQPEFYAHLDTPMLGDIYDIRGPMTGIFTALLNSSTQWIFVSACDMPFINRELITYMAGMRGKHDAVVPESPFPPHPPLAKGGNYAEPLFAFYSRSLLFSMEKSLLTGKKGLKDFLTGKKVKYINSDEVNKLDAGARSFINLNTPEDVNLYLHHRIY from the coding sequence TTGTCTGAATTTATCAATAACTGTACAGGCGTTATCCTCGCAGGCGGCGAGAACACCCGGATGCCTGTTCTGAAGTCCTTCATTGAGGTTGACGGGAAAACTATTATTAAGGGAAACATTCAGACACTCGGGAAGCTCTTTGAGAAGAATTTTATTGTCACTAACCAGCCTGAATTCTACGCGCATCTTGACACACCCATGCTTGGTGATATCTATGATATAAGAGGGCCGATGACAGGCATCTTTACGGCTCTGCTCAATTCATCAACTCAATGGATATTTGTCTCAGCCTGCGATATGCCTTTCATAAACAGGGAGCTTATTACATACATGGCCGGGATGAGAGGGAAGCATGATGCCGTGGTGCCGGAATCTCCTTTCCCCCCCCATCCCCCCCTTGCTAAGGGGGGGAATTACGCAGAGCCTCTATTTGCATTTTATTCGAGGAGCCTGCTGTTTTCTATGGAGAAATCTCTTCTCACCGGCAAAAAAGGGCTGAAAGATTTTTTAACAGGCAAAAAGGTAAAATACATCAATTCCGATGAGGTGAATAAGCTTGACGCTGGAGCAAGGTCATTTATTAACCTTAATACACCTGAAGATGTGAACCTTTATTTACATCATCGGATATACTGA
- a CDS encoding histidine--tRNA ligase gives MKFKSLKGILDVCPPDIFIWHKIEAVSRDIFKNHGFFEIRLPIIEPTDIFTRSIGETSDIVEKEMYTFTDKGGRSVTLRPEGTAPFIRAYVEHHLYNEPAPQKYYYMGPMFRYERPQAGRQRQFYQIGAEALGVEDPKADAEIIAMLSQILEGIGLKNLNFQVNSIGCPQCRPSYIAALKDHLQGKLENFCDDCNRRFNKNPLRILDCKVPACIKEREGSPTVIDHLCAGCNEHFKDLKHYLKLLNVPHTINPDLIRGLDYYTKTAFEVTSESLGSQNAVAAGGRYDGLVKEFGGPPTPGIGFAIGMERIGQLIKDSMEAHEGPDIFICTLGREAAEAALALADQLRKKGKWIEINYEQASIRSQMKKANRIKAKNVIVIGEDELKSSIAELKAMDSGETSKVSLVAHYIIQALKK, from the coding sequence ATGAAGTTTAAAAGCCTTAAAGGCATTCTGGATGTATGCCCGCCTGACATCTTCATCTGGCACAAGATAGAGGCTGTATCCAGAGACATATTTAAGAACCACGGCTTCTTCGAGATAAGGCTTCCGATAATCGAGCCGACCGATATATTCACAAGGAGTATCGGCGAGACTTCGGATATTGTTGAGAAGGAGATGTACACCTTTACTGACAAGGGAGGCCGGAGCGTAACGCTGAGGCCCGAAGGCACAGCGCCGTTTATCAGGGCTTATGTTGAACACCATCTTTACAACGAGCCGGCTCCTCAAAAGTATTACTACATGGGCCCGATGTTCCGTTATGAACGCCCGCAGGCCGGTAGGCAGAGGCAGTTCTACCAGATAGGGGCAGAGGCGCTCGGAGTTGAGGACCCGAAGGCAGATGCAGAGATAATCGCCATGCTCTCACAGATACTTGAAGGCATAGGCCTTAAAAACCTGAATTTTCAGGTTAACTCCATAGGCTGCCCCCAATGCAGGCCTTCTTATATAGCAGCTCTGAAGGATCATCTACAGGGTAAATTGGAAAATTTCTGTGACGACTGCAATAGGCGCTTTAATAAAAATCCCTTAAGGATCCTTGACTGTAAAGTGCCGGCATGTATAAAAGAGAGAGAAGGTTCTCCTACTGTTATCGATCATCTCTGCGCGGGATGCAATGAACATTTCAAGGATCTTAAACATTACCTGAAACTGCTAAATGTTCCGCACACGATCAACCCTGACCTTATAAGGGGGCTTGACTACTACACAAAGACCGCCTTTGAGGTAACAAGCGAATCACTCGGAAGCCAGAATGCCGTCGCGGCTGGCGGAAGATATGACGGGCTTGTTAAGGAATTCGGCGGCCCCCCAACTCCGGGCATTGGTTTTGCCATAGGCATGGAGAGGATTGGTCAACTTATAAAAGATTCAATGGAAGCCCATGAAGGGCCTGATATATTCATCTGCACACTTGGCAGAGAAGCGGCTGAGGCAGCATTGGCGCTTGCTGATCAGTTGCGAAAAAAGGGCAAATGGATCGAGATAAATTACGAGCAAGCCTCAATCCGCAGCCAGATGAAAAAGGCCAACCGCATCAAGGCAAAGAATGTGATAGTGATCGGTGAAGATGAACTAAAGAGCAGCATTGCCGAGTTGAAAGCAATGGATAGCGGTGAAACCTCTAAAGTCTCTTTAGTTGCGCACTATATAATACAAGCCTTAAAAAAGTGA
- a CDS encoding DivIVA domain-containing protein, translated as MRITPLDIQQKQFATKFRGFDIEEVDAFLEHVREEMEELLRENANLREDVKRNEKQLKDYKSIETTLKDTLIATQKMVEDYQDNARKEAELIRKEAELRAEEMIHKAQEGVIKIHEDITDLKGVRTHFKEELRRLIESHMSMLEFDKKREEERPDEV; from the coding sequence ATGAGAATAACACCGCTTGATATTCAGCAAAAGCAGTTCGCGACAAAGTTCAGGGGCTTTGACATCGAAGAGGTCGATGCATTTCTTGAACATGTAAGGGAAGAGATGGAAGAGCTTCTGAGGGAGAATGCCAACCTGAGGGAAGATGTAAAGAGAAATGAAAAGCAGTTGAAAGATTATAAGAGCATTGAGACCACGCTTAAAGATACTCTCATAGCAACACAGAAGATGGTGGAAGACTATCAGGACAATGCCAGGAAAGAGGCTGAGCTGATAAGGAAAGAGGCTGAGCTGAGGGCGGAAGAGATGATTCACAAGGCTCAGGAGGGCGTAATAAAGATACATGAGGATATCACTGACCTGAAAGGCGTAAGGACCCATTTTAAGGAAGAGCTCAGGCGGCTTATAGAAAGCCATATGAGCATGCTGGAATTTGACAAGAAACGCGAGGAAGAGAGGCCGGATGAAGTTTAA
- a CDS encoding YggT family protein has product MFILGNFLYAAAYVTDIALGFYMWAIIISALLSWVNPDPYNPIVRFLYRITEPVLYPIRRHMGGMGGLDLSPMIIILVIMFIRRFLIVSLFDIAMRLKG; this is encoded by the coding sequence GTGTTTATATTAGGCAACTTTCTTTATGCCGCAGCGTATGTTACTGACATAGCGCTGGGATTCTATATGTGGGCGATAATTATCTCTGCGCTTTTGAGCTGGGTAAACCCTGACCCGTATAATCCTATTGTCAGGTTTTTGTATAGAATAACTGAACCTGTCCTCTATCCTATAAGAAGGCATATGGGTGGTATGGGTGGTTTAGACCTTTCACCGATGATCATAATACTTGTTATCATGTTCATCAGGCGTTTTCTGATAGTATCGCTTTTTGATATAGCCATGAGGCTTAAAGGTTAA
- the proC gene encoding pyrroline-5-carboxylate reductase, with amino-acid sequence MKIGFIGGGNMAEALIKGMASSGMKDIIVSEPREERRKYLEEKYRITTSSSNREVAASSNIIILAVKPQNMEGVLNEVAGDIDGSKTVVSIAAGITLDCLASKLKTEKLIRVMPNTPALVQEGMTVLSMCECFSGNEISIVREIFMSVGKVITLPEKRMNAVTALSGSGPAFFALFTEAMIQAGVRNGLSEDDAATLANQTLLGTARQLETGMAPAKLREMVTSPGGTTAAGLKVFEDGGLRDIVQSAIDAAIKRAEELGRKS; translated from the coding sequence ATGAAGATCGGGTTTATAGGCGGCGGGAATATGGCTGAAGCTCTGATAAAAGGAATGGCCTCCAGCGGTATGAAGGATATAATCGTATCAGAGCCGAGGGAAGAGAGAAGGAAGTACCTTGAAGAGAAATACAGGATAACTACTTCATCTTCAAACAGAGAAGTCGCAGCTTCCTCTAATATAATCATCCTTGCGGTAAAGCCTCAGAATATGGAAGGCGTGCTGAATGAGGTTGCCGGAGATATTGACGGGTCAAAAACAGTTGTATCGATAGCAGCCGGTATCACGCTTGATTGCCTTGCTTCAAAACTAAAGACTGAAAAATTGATCAGAGTGATGCCCAATACGCCTGCGCTTGTTCAGGAGGGGATGACGGTATTATCAATGTGCGAATGTTTTTCAGGCAATGAAATATCAATTGTCAGGGAGATTTTCATGTCTGTCGGAAAGGTCATCACTTTACCTGAAAAGCGTATGAATGCGGTCACAGCGCTTTCAGGCAGCGGCCCTGCATTCTTCGCCCTATTCACAGAAGCGATGATACAAGCCGGGGTCAGGAACGGGTTAAGCGAAGATGATGCCGCAACACTTGCGAACCAGACCCTTCTCGGCACAGCCAGACAGCTTGAAACGGGAATGGCTCCTGCAAAATTAAGAGAGATGGTCACATCTCCCGGAGGGACGACCGCAGCCGGGCTGAAGGTCTTTGAAGACGGCGGCTTGCGTGACATCGTGCAGTCTGCGATCGATGCCGCGATTAAAAGGGCAGAAGAACTCGGGAGGAAAAGTTAG
- a CDS encoding YggS family pyridoxal phosphate-dependent enzyme, giving the protein MGIADALHNVQEKIINAAIKAGRPPDEIKLVAVSKTVDIQSIMDAVRAGVSILGESKVQEAAGKITEFRATPPLLREGVGGVEWHFIGNLQKNKAKAAVGLFDLIHSVGSVSLAEELNKYSGSMNKVQRVLVQVKLSDETAKHGIREEEAMGLLEKVSGMDYLRLDGLMAIPPFFDDPEAARPYFTRLRRLAEKARARGFIINHLSMGMSNDFEVAIEEGATMVRVGTAIFGERNY; this is encoded by the coding sequence ATGGGGATTGCTGATGCCCTGCATAACGTTCAGGAGAAAATCATTAATGCCGCGATCAAAGCCGGAAGGCCTCCTGATGAGATAAAGCTTGTCGCGGTCTCCAAGACCGTTGACATACAAAGTATCATGGATGCGGTGAGGGCCGGAGTATCCATTCTCGGTGAAAGCAAGGTGCAGGAAGCTGCGGGCAAGATAACAGAGTTCAGAGCTACCCCCCCCCTGTTAAGGGAGGGAGTAGGGGGGGTAGAATGGCATTTTATCGGCAACCTCCAGAAGAACAAAGCAAAGGCCGCTGTCGGATTATTCGACCTTATTCATTCGGTAGGCTCTGTATCACTCGCAGAGGAACTAAATAAATATTCAGGCAGCATGAATAAGGTTCAGAGGGTGCTGGTTCAGGTTAAGCTTTCAGATGAGACTGCCAAACACGGCATCAGGGAAGAAGAAGCAATGGGATTACTTGAGAAAGTATCCGGGATGGATTATCTTAGACTGGACGGACTGATGGCCATACCTCCTTTTTTTGACGATCCTGAAGCGGCAAGGCCATACTTCACAAGGCTGAGAAGGCTTGCTGAAAAGGCAAGGGCAAGAGGTTTCATCATCAATCATCTCTCTATGGGCATGTCAAATGACTTTGAGGTTGCCATAGAAGAAGGAGCCACAATGGTTCGTGTGGGTACCGCAATTTTCGGGGAAAGGAACTATTAA
- a CDS encoding response regulator transcription factor, whose protein sequence is MKKSRILIVEDEKKIAEIVTAYLEKDGFDVTVAESGLKAISLLKNGYDLVILDLMLPDMDGEEICKTIRKDSDLPIIMLTAKSEEEDRIKGLGLGADDYVVKPFSTRELVARVKALLRRAGRKNVHRFNNGNLIIDSGKLQVTKDNANVVLTPTEFNLLRCLAERPEQVFTRLQLVNVILGYDYEGYDRTIDAHIKNIRHKIEDDQKNPSYIKTVHGVGYKFIGLPDED, encoded by the coding sequence ATGAAAAAGAGCAGGATACTGATAGTTGAGGATGAAAAAAAGATCGCCGAGATAGTGACCGCCTATCTGGAAAAAGACGGCTTTGACGTTACAGTTGCGGAATCAGGGCTGAAGGCCATCTCTTTACTGAAAAACGGCTATGACCTCGTTATCCTCGACCTTATGCTTCCTGACATGGACGGGGAAGAGATATGCAAGACAATAAGAAAAGACTCTGACCTGCCTATCATTATGCTTACCGCTAAAAGCGAAGAGGAAGACAGGATAAAGGGGCTTGGATTAGGGGCCGATGACTATGTTGTAAAGCCTTTCAGCACCAGGGAGTTGGTAGCAAGGGTGAAGGCGCTCCTGAGAAGGGCCGGAAGAAAGAATGTCCACAGATTTAATAACGGGAACCTTATTATTGACTCTGGAAAACTTCAGGTGACAAAGGACAATGCAAATGTAGTTCTCACACCTACGGAATTCAATCTCCTCAGGTGTCTTGCTGAAAGGCCTGAACAGGTATTTACACGGCTGCAGCTTGTAAATGTAATACTTGGATATGACTATGAAGGATATGACAGGACAATAGACGCGCATATCAAGAATATCCGGCACAAGATCGAGGACGACCAGAAAAACCCCTCCTACATAAAAACGGTCCATGGTGTAGGTTATAAATTTATCGGCCTGCCAGATGAGGACTAA
- a CDS encoding HAMP domain-containing histidine kinase, whose protein sequence is MRTKLFLAFTLVIFLAILSNTVFERLIISDFNNFLKGTEEDKVYWMMSSVEGSYMDNDWNMAHLSNSIHWGIMLGFETYVEDISGSKVISSTDVLSHLPPNMSRRMNSFFKLPEGTGEFIWYPLYVEGNEIGKLYIRPLERVGLLPHKEEIFRERGKKFLILSFLIAGVGALFLSVLLTITLSRPIRRLTKSAEDIAKGDFSVKAPYRHKKGLLRYNDEIDRLTVTFNYMAEALKREDALRKHLTSNIAHELRTPLTIIKGNLEAIEDGVISDPRTVIKNINSEIQRLISLVEGIKDVTSAEASFFKKGELQEANLKEIISSVTDGMRKLIEGKGLYLEVEGPSMTVMTYPDKFHIILKNLLTNAYKYTDKGGITVSWDHCKEAGKSGFYLTVEDTGSGIAADKASKVFERFYKGRDSDGSGLGLAIVKELTEVIGGKIELQSSPGIGSQFTIKFITG, encoded by the coding sequence ATGAGGACTAAACTTTTTCTCGCATTCACGCTTGTGATCTTTTTAGCCATTCTCTCCAATACCGTCTTCGAGAGGCTTATCATCAGTGATTTCAATAACTTTTTAAAAGGAACTGAGGAGGACAAGGTTTATTGGATGATGTCTTCTGTTGAAGGCAGTTATATGGATAACGACTGGAATATGGCTCACCTCAGTAATTCTATCCACTGGGGCATTATGTTAGGTTTTGAAACTTATGTGGAAGATATATCGGGCAGCAAGGTCATATCTTCCACTGATGTGCTCTCCCATCTGCCGCCCAACATGTCAAGGAGAATGAACTCATTTTTCAAACTGCCTGAAGGGACAGGCGAATTCATCTGGTATCCGCTTTACGTCGAGGGAAATGAGATAGGAAAGCTGTATATAAGGCCGCTGGAAAGGGTCGGCCTGCTTCCACATAAAGAGGAGATTTTCAGGGAAAGGGGAAAGAAGTTTCTTATCCTGTCATTTTTGATCGCGGGAGTGGGCGCGTTGTTCCTGTCCGTACTGCTTACTATTACACTTTCCAGGCCCATCAGACGTTTAACAAAATCTGCCGAGGATATCGCAAAGGGTGATTTCTCTGTAAAAGCGCCATACCGGCATAAAAAAGGGCTGCTCAGATACAACGATGAGATAGACAGGCTGACCGTCACATTCAACTATATGGCAGAGGCGCTGAAAAGAGAGGACGCATTGAGAAAGCACCTCACATCCAACATAGCCCATGAGTTGAGAACCCCGCTCACGATAATCAAGGGAAACCTGGAAGCGATTGAAGACGGCGTGATCTCTGACCCCCGTACAGTTATCAAAAACATCAATTCCGAGATACAAAGGCTCATCTCTCTTGTAGAAGGGATCAAGGATGTGACAAGCGCTGAAGCCAGCTTCTTTAAAAAGGGAGAGCTTCAGGAGGCCAACCTTAAGGAGATCATATCTTCAGTTACAGATGGAATGCGCAAGCTTATAGAAGGGAAAGGGCTTTATTTAGAGGTTGAGGGGCCTTCGATGACGGTCATGACATACCCTGACAAATTTCACATTATATTAAAAAACCTGTTAACTAATGCTTACAAATATACTGATAAAGGCGGCATTACTGTAAGCTGGGATCACTGTAAAGAGGCAGGCAAGTCCGGCTTTTACCTTACAGTTGAAGACACGGGCAGCGGTATCGCAGCGGATAAGGCCTCAAAAGTATTTGAGAGATTTTACAAAGGCAGGGATTCAGACGGAAGCGGACTCGGGCTCGCTATTGTTAAAGAGCTTACTGAGGTTATCGGAGGCAAGATAGAGCTTCAAAGCAGCCCCGGCATAGGTTCGCAGTTTACCATAAAATTTATCACCGGCTGA
- a CDS encoding EAL domain-containing protein — protein MSGNNDGGFKNSKINVSINENFYFNSKLSLPTVIKEYDNIEKLLVAYKYLSCITIQIPDLRKIEHLYGSNVYLDTFNHLTNTLKELREGELRKSDIFIIDIYDVDTFVIFLSSPREDSTNLLYHLENIAERIRIKLEEAVFTLLFPYLKEYSIPTVGYALEIQNPMVNNMRLIMQLVNNAKKMGEFTAMKQDYTGRYELQKIIVEHNLSTVFQPIVNLKTLDILGYEALTRGPENSKFYNPLILFLLATKCGLSFELDSLCRKIALQSARHLETDKKIFINTLSMTIHDPEFRGVYLKDLLDDLKLKPENVVFEVSEKLAIDNYALFREAMKDYSDLGIVHAGDDMGTGYSGLERIMELNPGFLKIDISFSRLIHKSYIKQEIVKAIVNLAKNINSQLIAEGIETKEEYEMLLDIGVEYGQGYLFAKPSAELAGIQKDFL, from the coding sequence TTGTCAGGCAATAATGATGGCGGTTTTAAGAATTCAAAAATAAATGTCTCGATAAACGAGAACTTTTATTTTAACAGCAAACTGTCGCTTCCTACGGTCATCAAGGAATATGATAATATTGAGAAACTGCTGGTCGCATATAAGTATCTCTCCTGTATCACAATTCAGATCCCGGACCTCAGAAAGATAGAGCATCTCTACGGGAGCAACGTCTACCTCGATACTTTCAACCATCTTACCAATACTCTTAAAGAACTTAGGGAAGGCGAACTTCGGAAATCCGACATATTCATTATTGATATATATGATGTTGATACTTTCGTTATCTTCCTATCTTCTCCGCGCGAGGACAGCACCAATCTCTTATACCATCTTGAGAACATAGCGGAGCGGATCAGGATAAAATTGGAAGAGGCGGTCTTTACGCTGCTCTTCCCGTACCTTAAAGAATATTCCATCCCCACGGTCGGGTATGCCCTTGAGATACAGAACCCCATGGTCAATAACATGCGCCTTATAATGCAGCTGGTGAATAACGCCAAGAAGATGGGCGAGTTCACGGCAATGAAGCAGGATTATACAGGCAGGTATGAACTGCAGAAAATAATAGTTGAGCACAACCTCTCAACCGTCTTTCAGCCTATCGTAAATCTTAAGACACTGGATATTCTGGGTTATGAAGCGCTTACAAGGGGCCCGGAAAATTCAAAGTTCTATAACCCGCTTATCCTTTTTCTTCTGGCAACAAAATGCGGGCTCTCTTTTGAACTGGACAGCCTCTGCCGGAAAATAGCACTTCAGAGCGCGCGCCATCTCGAAACTGACAAAAAAATATTTATTAACACTCTTAGCATGACCATTCACGATCCTGAGTTCCGCGGCGTCTATCTTAAGGACCTTCTTGATGACCTGAAGTTAAAACCTGAAAATGTGGTATTTGAGGTAAGTGAAAAACTGGCGATCGATAATTACGCGCTCTTCAGGGAGGCGATGAAGGATTATTCAGACCTCGGTATCGTCCATGCAGGCGATGACATGGGAACAGGGTACTCCGGACTGGAGAGGATCATGGAGCTGAATCCCGGATTTCTTAAGATAGATATCTCTTTCAGCCGGCTTATCCATAAAAGCTACATTAAGCAGGAGATAGTCAAGGCCATCGTCAATCTTGCCAAAAATATCAACTCTCAGCTTATTGCAGAAGGCATTGAAACGAAGGAAGAGTATGAGATGCTGCTGGATATCGGTGTTGAGTACGGGCAGGGCTATCTGTTTGCAAAACCATCTGCTGAGCTGGCAGGGATACAGAAAGATTTTTTATAG
- a CDS encoding insulinase family protein produces the protein MKKIIITTLLLLSFYGNAHSAAEELRDDNSAGVHEEVLQNGLKVFAIKDPNAPLAVFQIWYDAGSINEQVGKTGLSHLLEHMMFKGTPKYGAKVFSKIIQRAGGVDNAGTSKDFVYYYQKLAPDRLHLSIELEADRMRNLIMEPEEFLSERDVVMEERRMRYDDDPQNLVYEEVLSAAFKNHPYRWPVIGWMEDLKTVTRDDLWAYYKTRYSPNNAFIIVAGNIDVVSILEKIRKEFGSITRGTEIPAMNINEPEQRGERRVYVKKEAELPYVMSAYKTPNILNDDSYALDVLAGVLSGGKSARIYRSLIDEQRIALSAGAGYSNLDKFPFLFYLYGTALPGKKIEDVENALYAEVGKIKEAPPTELEIMKAKNQIESDFIMNQDSIFYQAMILAEFEMLGDWRLKDRYIEGIRKVSPEDVQRVAKKYIVEDQRTVGILIPVKREVKNEN, from the coding sequence ATGAAGAAAATAATTATAACAACATTGCTTTTATTGTCCTTTTACGGCAATGCTCATTCTGCCGCTGAGGAGTTACGCGATGATAACAGTGCAGGAGTGCACGAAGAAGTGCTTCAGAACGGGCTTAAGGTCTTTGCCATAAAAGATCCTAACGCTCCCCTTGCCGTCTTCCAGATCTGGTATGATGCCGGTTCTATTAATGAACAGGTCGGCAAGACAGGGCTGAGCCATCTGCTGGAGCATATGATGTTCAAGGGCACTCCTAAATACGGCGCCAAAGTATTTTCAAAAATAATACAAAGAGCGGGAGGGGTTGACAACGCCGGCACAAGCAAGGACTTTGTCTACTATTATCAGAAGCTTGCTCCTGACAGGCTTCACCTTTCCATTGAACTTGAAGCTGACAGGATGCGGAACCTGATCATGGAGCCGGAGGAGTTTCTTTCTGAAAGAGATGTTGTTATGGAAGAGCGGAGGATGCGCTATGATGACGACCCGCAGAACCTTGTTTATGAAGAAGTGCTGTCCGCTGCATTTAAGAACCATCCTTACAGATGGCCGGTCATAGGCTGGATGGAGGACCTGAAAACAGTAACGCGGGATGATCTCTGGGCATATTACAAAACACGTTATTCTCCTAATAACGCATTTATAATCGTCGCGGGCAATATTGATGTCGTATCCATACTGGAAAAGATAAGAAAAGAATTCGGAAGCATTACGAGAGGGACTGAGATCCCGGCTATGAATATAAATGAACCTGAACAGAGGGGTGAAAGGCGGGTATATGTTAAAAAGGAAGCAGAACTCCCTTACGTCATGAGCGCGTATAAAACGCCCAACATACTTAATGATGACAGTTATGCCCTTGATGTTCTTGCAGGAGTGCTTTCAGGAGGGAAGAGCGCAAGGATATACAGAAGCCTGATCGATGAACAGCGCATAGCGCTTTCTGCAGGCGCCGGTTACAGCAACCTGGATAAATTTCCTTTCTTGTTTTATCTGTACGGCACAGCATTGCCCGGGAAGAAGATAGAGGATGTTGAAAATGCATTATATGCAGAGGTCGGGAAGATAAAAGAAGCGCCTCCTACTGAACTGGAAATAATGAAGGCAAAGAACCAGATCGAATCGGATTTCATTATGAACCAGGATTCCATCTTTTATCAGGCGATGATCCTTGCGGAATTTGAAATGCTCGGAGACTGGAGATTGAAAGACAGGTATATTGAAGGGATCAGAAAAGTCAGCCCCGAAGATGTTCAGCGGGTCGCTAAAAAATATATTGTAGAAGACCAAAGGACGGTAGGTATATTGATACCGGTAAAGCGAGAAGTGAAGAATGAGAATTGA
- a CDS encoding insulinase family protein, protein MRKIIFIALILCVSLLIISPSSFALDVKRKMLENGLTLMIVERHNLPVVKVSVGISAGSLYEPETKAGLADLVANMLNEGTKNRTAQQISGEIEFVGGSVGASGGEDYITVSLSVLKKDLNLGFDLLSDIILNPVFPEDELKKKIERTKAGLIAQEEDPGFIASRDFKKAIFGSHPYGRLAAGSAQTLDHITRDDLISFHSGYYAPNNAVMAVVGDVTPEEAEAMINKYFAQWKNRKIAPPSLQSIVMQTEQKIITVDKDLTQATIILGHLGVSRDNPDYYVLSVMNYILGGGGFGSRLMQNIREDKGLVYDIHSFFEPDKYSGSFQVGLQTKNESANTAIEEVLREIEKIRKEPVSDMELSDAQSFLTGSFPMKIETSSRIAGFLVAVEYYGLGLDYIDNYPNFINSVTKEEVLRVANKYLHPDNYTLVVVAKEKEAAVKKRFDK, encoded by the coding sequence TTGCGGAAAATAATTTTTATTGCATTAATTTTGTGTGTCTCATTATTGATCATCAGCCCTTCTTCGTTTGCCCTTGATGTCAAGAGAAAGATGCTTGAGAACGGCCTGACCCTGATGATCGTTGAAAGGCATAACCTCCCTGTTGTAAAGGTTTCCGTAGGCATCAGCGCAGGCAGTCTCTATGAGCCTGAAACAAAGGCCGGGCTTGCTGACCTGGTCGCGAACATGCTGAATGAAGGGACAAAGAACAGGACTGCTCAGCAAATCAGCGGAGAGATCGAGTTTGTAGGAGGATCGGTCGGCGCATCAGGCGGTGAAGATTATATAACAGTCAGCCTTTCTGTTCTAAAGAAAGATCTAAACCTTGGCTTTGACCTTCTTTCAGATATTATCCTGAATCCGGTCTTCCCGGAAGATGAACTGAAAAAGAAGATCGAACGTACCAAGGCCGGATTAATAGCACAGGAAGAGGATCCCGGATTTATCGCATCAAGGGATTTTAAAAAGGCGATCTTTGGCAGCCATCCTTACGGCAGGCTCGCTGCAGGTTCAGCTCAGACCCTTGATCATATCACCAGAGATGATCTCATTAGTTTTCACTCCGGATATTACGCCCCAAATAATGCGGTTATGGCTGTAGTTGGCGATGTTACACCTGAAGAAGCAGAAGCTATGATTAATAAATATTTCGCACAATGGAAAAACAGGAAGATAGCCCCCCCGTCTTTGCAGAGCATTGTTATGCAGACAGAACAAAAGATAATTACCGTAGACAAAGATCTCACGCAGGCAACTATTATTCTCGGGCATCTTGGAGTCAGCAGGGACAATCCGGATTATTATGTTTTATCAGTCATGAACTATATCCTGGGTGGAGGCGGTTTTGGCTCAAGGCTTATGCAGAACATACGCGAAGATAAAGGCCTTGTCTATGACATTCACAGTTTTTTTGAACCTGATAAATACAGCGGCAGTTTCCAGGTCGGCCTGCAGACAAAAAATGAATCAGCCAATACGGCTATCGAGGAAGTATTGAGAGAGATAGAAAAGATAAGGAAGGAACCGGTTTCTGATATGGAACTCTCTGATGCGCAGTCATTTCTTACCGGCAGCTTTCCGATGAAGATCGAGACAAGCTCACGCATAGCGGGCTTCCTCGTTGCTGTTGAATACTACGGCCTCGGGCTTGATTATATTGATAATTACCCTAACTTCATAAATAGTGTAACAAAAGAAGAAGTGCTGAGAGTCGCAAATAAATATCTCCATCCTGACAATTATACCCTTGTTGTAGTTGCGAAAGAGAAAGAAGCTGCAGTAAAGAAAAGGTTCGATAAATAA